The region GACAAACCAAGGAATTTGATTTTTGACGGCGGACTCGTAGAAAATGTTCCGGTTACCGAGTTGCTGAAGATGAATCCAAGCGTTGCTATTGCTGTTGACGTAATTCCTCATAAAAATGTTATTTTTAACCCTCGGAATTTGCTCCAGCTTGTTGACCGGTCAATTGATCTGCTGCTCAAAACAAACTCAGCACAGGGAAAACAAAAAGCACATATAGTAATCGAACCTGTAACAGAAGAGATCTATTCGTTTGATAAGGACAAAGCCAATCGATTAATCGAATTAGGAGAACGCACGACAGAAAAAGCTCTCCCTCAAATTCTAAGCCTTATTAAATAACAATTTTCTCGAAATCAGCCAATCGGCAATACTCTTCATAAATATTTTTAACTAATGCCAGTCGGTTTTTACGGATTTCTTCATTTTCTGCCATTACCATGACTTTATCAAAAAAAGCTTTCACAGAAGGAACCAGATTCTCAAGGTTTTTATATATTGCTGAGAAATCAGAGGCTGCTTCATTGGCCTTTTTAATTGCGAAATAATGACTGAATAACGATTGCTCTTCGGCTTCCTGAAACAGTTCAGGACTAACATCGTTACACGATGAATCCGATATTCTCCCTAACCTCACAGCAGTTTCAGCAAGCTCCTTAAACATTGCACTTCCTCTATGGGCTGCGATCACTTCGAGGCATTGGCGGATTCTAATAATATTGTTTTTTTCAGCAGCGAGTACCGCATCAACTATATCATACGAAAATCCTTGGTCAATAAAAGCATTTCTAAGCCGCTGCAAAAAGAAATCAAGGATAGCATTGGTTTTTTTGTCTTTAAACAGGCTCTCTGCAAAAGTTATCAGATCAGATAAATTTAAATCGAGTTCGTTATGCATGATAATAGTAACAACACCTTGAGCTGCCCTTCTTAGCGCATAAGGATCCGCGGAACCAGTGGGAATAACTCCGATACTAAAACAACCGACAATACTATCAAGCTTGTCAGATATACTGCATATCTTTCCCAAATTAGTCATGGGCAAACTGTCTCCGGCATAGCGTGGCAGATAGTGTTCAAATATAGCTTGTGCCACTTCCACCTCTTTCTCAAAATACAAGGCATATTTTTGTCCCATAATTCCTTGAAGCTCGGGAAATTCGTATACCATATGGGTGACAAGGTCTACCTTCATCAAAAAAATGGCTTCTTTGATTTTTTCATCAGGGTAAGCCGCTGAAAAAACATGTATATTTAACCATTGAGCTATCTGATAATCTCTCTCTATCTTCTCATACAGAGACCCCAATTTCTCTTGATAAACAATCGTTTTTAACTTCTGAAGCAAGCTTTCGAGTGGGACCTTTTTATCTTCATCAAAGAAGAACTTTGCATCTTCTAATCGAGCAATAAGAACCCGGTTATTTCCTGCCAATATATTTTGAGAACTGATTTGCGTTGCATTCTCAGCTACGATGAAATACTTATTGGTTAATTTCCCATTAACTTTCGCAGGAAAATACTTTTGATTCTTTTGCATGGTAGTAATGAGAACTTCTTCTGGGATATCCAAGAATTCCTCTGGAAACTTTGATAAAAGAACTGTAGGGTATTCTGTCAAATACATGACTTCTTCAATTAACTTGTCATTCTCAATTATCGGTTCAATTTTTTCTTGCGCGGAAATAGTTTTTATCGCATCAATTATTATGGATTTTCTCTTCTCAGGATTAACGATAACTTTTTCTTGCTGTAAAAGGTTTTCGTAATTATCAATGGCATCGACGATTATCTCTTTAGCCCAGCCCTTATCATCTCTAGCAGAAAAAATCCGATGGCCCTGAGTCATATTTCCTGATGTTATACCGGCAAAAGTTAAAGGAAGGACCACATGATCCCAAAGGAAAACAATCCAATGTACCGGACGTATGAATTGCTGCGGCTCGTATCCCCATCTCATAGCTATAGGCATGTGAATTT is a window of Candidatus Margulisiibacteriota bacterium DNA encoding:
- a CDS encoding glycine--tRNA ligase subunit beta; protein product: MPDLLLEIGTEEIPARFLPKIEQELSESIVNELTSNRIAFSQVSVMTTFRRIAIIGRELSTLQEDMVSEIKGPPGKVAYDDTGSPTKAASGFAASQNVPVQELFVRDNYVYATVFKKGEETEKVLPGIIINLLQKIHMPIAMRWGYEPQQFIRPVHWIVFLWDHVVLPLTFAGITSGNMTQGHRIFSARDDKGWAKEIIVDAIDNYENLLQQEKVIVNPEKRKSIIIDAIKTISAQEKIEPIIENDKLIEEVMYLTEYPTVLLSKFPEEFLDIPEEVLITTMQKNQKYFPAKVNGKLTNKYFIVAENATQISSQNILAGNNRVLIARLEDAKFFFDEDKKVPLESLLQKLKTIVYQEKLGSLYEKIERDYQIAQWLNIHVFSAAYPDEKIKEAIFLMKVDLVTHMVYEFPELQGIMGQKYALYFEKEVEVAQAIFEHYLPRYAGDSLPMTNLGKICSISDKLDSIVGCFSIGVIPTGSADPYALRRAAQGVVTIIMHNELDLNLSDLITFAESLFKDKKTNAILDFFLQRLRNAFIDQGFSYDIVDAVLAAEKNNIIRIRQCLEVIAAHRGSAMFKELAETAVRLGRISDSSCNDVSPELFQEAEEQSLFSHYFAIKKANEAASDFSAIYKNLENLVPSVKAFFDKVMVMAENEEIRKNRLALVKNIYEEYCRLADFEKIVI